In one window of Chloroflexota bacterium DNA:
- a CDS encoding AIM24 family protein, which translates to MPTPPTILPTKIDEGRGPGLIYRIEGELVPVLHIRTDGSTPIFFEHHVILWKDPAMQIGMHHLQGAFKRVIAGMPVFMTETQSPGEVAFSRDDPGHVLSMHLQPGQVILVREHQFVAATANVDFTFNRVKGVSNMLFGGTGFFIDRFEARGSEGIVWLHGYGNVFEKVLDPGESIDVEAGGWIYRDGNVPMQQQVYGLKTGIFGGAGNLIFNRFTGPGRVGIQSAYVHLPTEN; encoded by the coding sequence ATGCCGACCCCGCCGACGATCCTGCCGACGAAGATCGACGAGGGCCGGGGGCCGGGACTCATCTACCGGATCGAGGGCGAGCTCGTGCCGGTCCTCCACATCCGGACGGACGGCAGCACGCCGATCTTCTTCGAGCATCACGTCATCCTCTGGAAGGACCCGGCGATGCAGATCGGGATGCACCACCTCCAGGGGGCCTTCAAGCGGGTCATCGCGGGCATGCCGGTGTTCATGACCGAGACCCAGAGTCCGGGTGAAGTCGCCTTCTCGCGTGACGACCCGGGCCACGTCCTCTCGATGCACCTGCAGCCGGGCCAGGTGATCCTCGTCCGTGAGCACCAGTTCGTCGCCGCGACTGCCAACGTCGATTTCACGTTCAACCGGGTCAAGGGCGTCTCGAACATGCTGTTCGGGGGGACGGGCTTCTTCATTGACCGCTTCGAGGCGCGTGGGTCGGAGGGGATCGTCTGGCTGCACGGCTACGGGAACGTCTTCGAGAAGGTCCTCGATCCGGGCGAGTCGATCGACGTCGAAGCCGGCGGCTGGATTTACCGCGACGGCAACGTGCCGATGCAGCAACAGGTCTACGGCCTCAAGACCGGGATCTTCGGCGGAGCCGGCAACCTCATCTTCAACCGGTTCACGGGTCCGGGCCGTGTCGGGATCCAGTCGGCCTACGTCCACCTCCCGACGGAGAACTGA
- a CDS encoding nuclear transport factor 2 family protein: MIENSSAALETALAYHRAWTSHDFERAMTYIAEDIVCLAPAGRLDGAEAFRGFMGPFVEILTSSNLIAAFGDDQTAVLMYDADTVPVMDAPGAECLTVRDGRITHMRIIFDRLPFDSARRAAPG; the protein is encoded by the coding sequence ATGATCGAGAACAGCAGCGCGGCCCTGGAGACAGCGCTGGCGTACCACCGCGCCTGGACGAGTCACGACTTCGAGCGGGCCATGACGTACATCGCCGAGGACATCGTCTGCCTGGCACCGGCGGGACGGCTGGACGGCGCCGAGGCGTTCCGGGGCTTCATGGGCCCGTTCGTCGAGATCCTCACGAGTTCGAACCTGATCGCCGCCTTCGGTGACGATCAGACGGCGGTCCTCATGTATGACGCCGACACCGTGCCTGTCATGGACGCCCCGGGCGCGGAGTGCCTCACCGTCAGGGACGGCCGGATCACCCACATGCGGATCATCTTCGACCGCCTGCCGTTCGACTCCGCGCGCCGAGCGGCACCCGGATGA